Proteins co-encoded in one Prevotella sp. E13-27 genomic window:
- a CDS encoding IS110 family transposase, translating into MKKIFIGIDFSKEKFDATLIQAEGLKECAPSVHEVFDNKTSGYRRLAKWVKAHAEGFAADSWLFCGENTGGYSIGLSNYLYASGYDMWLECAYKIKHSAGIQRVKNDKADSRAIAEYAMRNYDKMILHKPQSASLTCLREIFLYRHSLVRQKVALTVRRDEKRLTQEKSDARAFMSFTSKHLITEVNKAIAKCDQKIKEIIASDDELREIFGIITSMPGIGVQNATCLMVYTDNFQKFDLDSRKIACYYGIAPFGRQSGTSVNSRPQVSPFANRRIKSLLSQAALAAIKFDINVHSYYQRLIERGKHPLLIHNNIKNKMLHILVAMVRDRVKYNPDNVYRTSNEVSLAPQVLNI; encoded by the coding sequence ATGAAAAAAATCTTTATTGGCATCGATTTCTCGAAAGAAAAGTTTGATGCGACCCTCATTCAGGCAGAGGGACTGAAGGAATGTGCCCCTAGCGTGCACGAAGTGTTTGACAACAAAACATCAGGCTATCGTCGTCTGGCGAAGTGGGTGAAGGCTCATGCAGAGGGCTTTGCGGCAGATTCCTGGCTCTTCTGTGGGGAGAATACCGGTGGGTATAGTATCGGGCTTAGCAACTATCTTTATGCCTCGGGCTATGACATGTGGCTGGAGTGTGCCTACAAGATCAAGCACTCTGCAGGTATCCAACGTGTAAAGAACGACAAGGCTGACTCACGGGCCATCGCAGAGTATGCTATGCGTAACTACGACAAGATGATACTGCACAAGCCTCAGAGTGCCTCGCTAACTTGTTTGAGAGAGATATTCCTTTATCGTCACAGCCTTGTCAGGCAGAAGGTAGCACTGACGGTCAGAAGAGACGAGAAACGTCTCACACAGGAGAAGTCGGATGCCAGAGCTTTTATGTCTTTTACCAGCAAACACCTTATTACAGAGGTAAACAAAGCCATCGCGAAATGTGACCAGAAGATTAAGGAAATCATTGCCTCTGATGACGAACTCAGGGAGATCTTTGGCATCATCACCTCCATGCCAGGCATTGGAGTGCAGAATGCGACGTGCCTGATGGTCTATACGGACAACTTCCAGAAATTTGACCTAGACTCAAGGAAGATAGCCTGCTATTATGGTATTGCTCCATTCGGACGACAATCGGGCACTAGCGTCAACAGCAGGCCTCAGGTCAGTCCTTTTGCCAACAGGAGGATTAAGTCCTTACTCTCGCAAGCGGCACTGGCGGCAATTAAGTTTGACATAAACGTACACAGCTATTATCAGCGGCTCATAGAACGAGGCAAGCATCCGTTGCTGATACATAATAACATCAAGAACAAGATGCTGCACATCCTCGTGGCAATGGTCAGAGATCGGGTAAAATACAATCCCGATAACGTGTATAGAACGAGTAACGAGGTAAGCCTAGCTCCTCAAGTGTTAAATATATAG
- a CDS encoding type II toxin-antitoxin system HicB family antitoxin, with product MEKIIVNVSWCDKNFGAALSENVPGAVVVTAKAYDELVDEVRETLNFHIEGMIADGDDVPQWLRDGDYEFEYHLDAAALLQMCSPYASIAAISRVSGINQHQLSHYANGIKKPRPEQRRRIVEGLHKIGRELIAIE from the coding sequence ATGGAAAAAATTATTGTAAATGTTTCATGGTGTGACAAGAATTTTGGTGCAGCTCTGAGCGAGAATGTACCTGGTGCAGTAGTTGTTACCGCTAAAGCGTACGACGAACTGGTTGATGAGGTGCGCGAAACCCTCAACTTCCATATAGAAGGAATGATTGCTGATGGCGACGATGTACCTCAGTGGCTTCGCGATGGCGACTACGAATTCGAGTACCATCTGGATGCAGCTGCATTGTTGCAAATGTGCTCTCCTTATGCCTCCATTGCTGCTATCAGCCGTGTGTCTGGTATCAATCAGCACCAGCTAAGCCACTATGCTAACGGCATTAAGAAGCCTCGTCCAGAGCAACGCCGTCGCATTGTTGAAGGTCTACACAAAATAGGCCGTGAACTTATTGCTATAGAATAA
- a CDS encoding type II toxin-antitoxin system HicA family toxin, translated as MKAYKVIEVIKMLEADGWVLVATKGDHRQYKHPQNKGKVTIRGHKNEVLSQFLLNSIWKQAGWK; from the coding sequence ATGAAAGCATATAAGGTTATCGAAGTCATCAAAATGCTTGAAGCTGACGGATGGGTCCTTGTAGCCACCAAAGGTGACCATCGACAATATAAACATCCTCAGAATAAAGGCAAGGTGACTATCAGAGGACATAAGAATGAGGTGTTAAGCCAATTTCTCTTGAATAGTATTTGGAAACAAGCAGGTTGGAAATAA
- a CDS encoding nucleotidyltransferase family protein has translation MKTRSEIIQLLGTFKPRAVNHYGLTRIGVFGSVARGQHTENSDVDVCYEGAPLSLLTIDHMQQELQHLLGCNVDLVRMRDNMNALLKQRIQKEAYYV, from the coding sequence ATGAAGACTAGATCGGAAATAATTCAATTGCTTGGAACATTTAAACCGAGGGCAGTAAACCATTACGGACTAACTCGAATTGGTGTTTTTGGTTCTGTGGCACGTGGTCAGCATACGGAGAATAGCGATGTAGATGTTTGTTACGAAGGCGCTCCATTGTCATTACTTACAATAGACCATATGCAACAAGAGCTACAACATCTTTTAGGATGTAATGTAGACTTGGTAAGGATGCGTGACAATATGAACGCATTATTGAAACAAAGAATTCAAAAAGAGGCGTATTATGTTTGA
- a CDS encoding DUF5362 family protein — translation MNEEILNEEMTEMTVDEGMKANLISAANWAKFLCIVGSISAGLILLVGIIILFGGSSFSTIPYASAAGFAYIILGAIYIYPILKGFQFANSTKSACLYNEKEDLAQGFEGLQSLFQFIGILTIIILALYALIFIAAIAFI, via the coding sequence ATGAATGAGGAAATTTTAAATGAAGAAATGACTGAAATGACTGTCGATGAGGGTATGAAAGCTAACCTGATTTCTGCTGCAAATTGGGCAAAGTTCCTGTGCATTGTTGGTAGTATTAGTGCAGGACTTATTCTGTTGGTTGGAATTATCATATTATTTGGGGGATCCAGTTTTAGCACTATTCCGTATGCGAGTGCCGCAGGTTTTGCGTATATAATTCTTGGTGCTATTTACATTTATCCGATTCTGAAGGGATTCCAGTTTGCGAACTCAACGAAGTCTGCCTGTCTTTACAACGAGAAAGAAGATTTGGCGCAAGGCTTTGAAGGGTTACAATCACTCTTTCAATTTATAGGTATCTTAACTATCATTATACTGGCATTATATGCATTGATCTTTATCGCAGCAATTGCTTTTATATAA
- a CDS encoding Fic family protein, which translates to MEYISVIQFAEKYGISERTARNYCASGKIEGAFLTGKTWNIPSDAMLPKRRASTGKISPLLAALMEQKSSKLKGNIYHRTQIDLTYNSNHIEGSRLTHDQTRYIYETNTIGVTDNAVNVDDIMETVNHFHCIDYIIDHAEEKVTEAFVKQLHLLLKTGTSDSRKDWFTVGDYKRLPNEVGGQETCPPEQVHQQIKALLSDYNHNNNKTLEDILNFHVQFERIHPFQDGNGRIGRLLMFKECLANNIVPFIITDELKMFYYRGLHEWGHINGYLTDTCLTAQDQYKALLEYFKIRY; encoded by the coding sequence ATGGAGTATATATCAGTCATACAATTTGCTGAGAAGTACGGAATTTCTGAACGAACTGCCCGCAATTACTGTGCGAGCGGAAAAATAGAAGGTGCGTTCTTAACAGGAAAAACCTGGAATATTCCAAGCGATGCCATGCTTCCCAAACGAAGAGCATCCACAGGAAAGATCTCGCCCCTGCTGGCAGCCCTAATGGAACAAAAGTCTTCAAAGCTGAAAGGCAATATCTATCATCGTACGCAGATTGACTTGACCTACAACTCAAATCATATTGAGGGTAGTCGTCTGACTCACGACCAAACACGCTATATTTATGAAACAAACACTATAGGCGTTACTGACAATGCCGTCAACGTGGATGATATCATGGAAACCGTCAACCACTTCCACTGCATAGACTATATCATAGACCATGCAGAGGAGAAAGTGACAGAAGCGTTCGTCAAGCAACTGCATCTATTGCTTAAGACAGGAACATCCGATAGTCGAAAAGATTGGTTCACTGTTGGTGACTACAAGCGATTGCCAAATGAAGTAGGTGGACAGGAAACATGTCCACCAGAACAGGTTCATCAACAGATAAAGGCATTGCTTAGCGACTACAATCATAATAACAATAAGACGCTGGAAGACATTCTCAATTTCCATGTACAATTCGAACGCATTCATCCTTTCCAAGACGGTAATGGCCGAATAGGCCGTTTGTTGATGTTCAAGGAATGTCTGGCCAATAATATCGTGCCATTCATTATCACGGACGAACTCAAAATGTTCTACTATCGCGGCCTACACGAATGGGGGCATATCAATGGCTATCTAACAGACACATGTCTGACAGCCCAAGACCAATACAAAGCCCTGCTCGAGTATTTCAAGATAAGGTATTAA
- a CDS encoding alpha-galactosidase D, protein MKRTVFAAFLCGVVSCCVMPVTAQNGPTMGWSSWNTYGVNINDELIRNQANAMVSKGLKSVGFNHINIDDGYFGGRDKETGQLLIHPTRFPNGLKGIVDHIHSKGLKAGIYSDAGRNTCGSMFNGDVIGKGVGLYEHDQQDADFFFKELGFDFIKVDFCGGSYYHNEDHLVLDEKARYTSIAQAIANTGRTDVRMNACRWAYPGTWVDDAAFSWRTTGDIYDGWASVKGILAENLYLAAYSSEGHFNDMDMLEVGRSMTTEEDKTHFGMWCIMNSPLLIGCDMTNIKSSALLLLKNKELIALNQDTLYQQAYVAALNNECYILVKDIEKRNGTKRAFAVYNSTDASKTVNVSFKALDLAGQVTLRDVFQKKDLGEFTDSYEVTVPAHGTRIYVANAETRLERTRYEAETAYISDYQEIKNNQSEKTGIYEYASYCSAGLKAGWLGFSEKNDLQWRDVYSFEGGTYQLTIAYICGANRNITISVNGQKVQTVSCNSGGWDKVATRNITIQLEKGRNVIRLSNPSNWMPDIDYILLKNKSASAAINATESDNRDDDRAFSLLGREVDADNMQHAVVIKNGKKILK, encoded by the coding sequence ATGAAAAGAACTGTTTTTGCTGCATTTTTGTGTGGTGTCGTGTCCTGTTGCGTCATGCCTGTGACGGCGCAGAACGGTCCCACTATGGGGTGGAGCTCCTGGAATACCTACGGAGTGAACATCAATGATGAGCTCATACGTAACCAGGCTAACGCAATGGTGTCGAAGGGACTGAAGAGCGTTGGCTTCAACCACATAAATATTGACGACGGCTATTTTGGAGGCAGGGATAAGGAGACAGGTCAGCTGCTGATACACCCGACACGTTTCCCTAACGGTCTGAAGGGCATCGTTGACCATATCCACAGCAAGGGCTTGAAGGCAGGCATATATAGCGATGCAGGCCGTAACACCTGTGGCAGCATGTTCAATGGCGATGTGATAGGCAAGGGAGTGGGACTCTATGAACATGACCAGCAAGATGCAGATTTCTTCTTCAAGGAGCTGGGATTCGACTTTATAAAGGTGGACTTCTGTGGTGGTTCGTACTATCACAACGAGGACCATCTGGTGCTTGACGAGAAAGCTCGATATACATCCATTGCACAAGCTATTGCCAATACTGGTAGAACGGATGTGCGCATGAACGCCTGCCGTTGGGCTTATCCTGGCACATGGGTTGACGATGCTGCCTTCTCTTGGCGTACAACTGGCGACATCTACGACGGATGGGCTTCAGTAAAGGGAATACTTGCTGAGAACCTGTATCTCGCGGCTTATAGCAGCGAGGGGCACTTCAACGATATGGATATGCTTGAGGTGGGACGTTCCATGACAACTGAGGAGGACAAGACCCATTTTGGCATGTGGTGCATCATGAACTCACCGCTGCTCATAGGATGCGACATGACAAACATAAAGTCATCGGCACTCTTATTGCTGAAGAACAAGGAACTAATAGCACTGAACCAGGACACCCTCTACCAGCAGGCTTATGTAGCAGCCCTTAACAATGAGTGCTATATCTTGGTGAAGGACATAGAAAAGCGTAACGGAACGAAGCGTGCCTTTGCCGTCTATAACTCTACTGACGCAAGCAAGACGGTGAACGTTAGTTTCAAAGCCCTGGATCTGGCAGGACAGGTGACCCTGCGCGACGTGTTCCAGAAGAAAGACCTCGGCGAGTTCACTGATAGCTATGAGGTGACGGTGCCTGCCCATGGTACCCGTATCTATGTTGCGAATGCTGAAACGCGGTTGGAGCGCACGCGCTATGAGGCGGAGACTGCCTATATAAGCGACTATCAGGAGATAAAGAATAACCAGTCAGAGAAGACGGGAATATATGAGTATGCTTCTTACTGCTCTGCGGGTCTGAAAGCAGGATGGCTGGGATTTAGCGAAAAGAACGACCTACAGTGGCGCGATGTGTATAGTTTTGAAGGTGGCACTTATCAGCTTACCATAGCTTATATATGTGGCGCGAACAGAAACATTACCATCAGCGTGAACGGACAGAAGGTGCAGACCGTTTCCTGTAACTCTGGTGGTTGGGACAAGGTGGCCACACGAAACATTACCATTCAGTTGGAGAAAGGACGTAATGTGATAAGACTGTCTAATCCTTCGAACTGGATGCCCGATATAGACTATATTCTCCTGAAGAACAAGTCGGCATCAGCAGCCATCAATGCAACAGAGTCGGATAACCGCGATGATGACAGAGCATTTAGTCTTCTCGGTCGTGAGGTAGATGCCGACAATATGCAGCATGCAGTAGTAATAAAGAATGGTAAGAAAATATTGAAATGA
- the nrdG gene encoding anaerobic ribonucleoside-triphosphate reductase activating protein, whose amino-acid sequence MIQVLSIIEDTMVDGPGFRTSIYCAGCRHNCKGCHNPQSWDFDGGHAMSTEDIMRVIEADPYANVTFSGGDPMYQPEGFAELAREIRKRTKKTIWCYTGFTFEALMTNPRQRALLEQLDVLVDGPFVKAERDETLCFRGSRNQRLIDVPASLKRGKVVEYKYSPTSIAV is encoded by the coding sequence ATGATACAAGTATTGTCGATAATAGAGGATACGATGGTCGATGGACCAGGTTTCCGCACGTCTATCTATTGTGCAGGATGCCGCCATAACTGTAAGGGATGTCATAATCCACAGTCATGGGACTTCGATGGCGGACATGCCATGTCAACAGAGGATATAATGAGAGTCATCGAGGCCGACCCCTATGCTAACGTCACCTTCTCCGGTGGCGACCCAATGTATCAGCCGGAAGGCTTTGCTGAGCTGGCTCGTGAGATAAGAAAACGAACGAAGAAAACGATATGGTGCTACACGGGATTTACCTTTGAGGCTCTGATGACAAATCCTCGTCAGCGTGCGCTGCTCGAACAGCTCGATGTACTCGTTGACGGCCCTTTCGTCAAGGCCGAACGCGACGAGACACTATGTTTCCGTGGCTCGCGTAACCAGCGGCTGATAGATGTGCCGGCATCGCTGAAGCGTGGTAAGGTGGTGGAATACAAATACTCACCGACAAGCATCGCGGTGTAG
- a CDS encoding DMT family transporter, protein MNETRKGFIQLHLSVLLAGFTGLFGKLITLNEVDIVWYRMLFTTSILLVFTGLPKVTLRKFIQLSGCGALLGLHWMLFYGSIKASNVSIGVICFSLVGFFTAICEPLILKRRFSWMELLLSCITVAGVMCIFSFDTRYRYGIMIGIVSSLVCALYVIYNKKASVGVRSRDVLMSQMSGGLIVVSCIIPLYLMVFPSSQAVVVIPEGNNLWFMLCHALFCTVGMYLLQIQALKRLSAFTVNLSYNLEPCYTIILAFLIFGEGREVNFSFYLGITLIVLSVLLQTLRTTR, encoded by the coding sequence ATGAACGAGACGAGAAAAGGTTTTATACAGCTTCACCTGAGTGTGCTTCTGGCCGGTTTCACTGGACTTTTCGGCAAGCTCATCACACTTAACGAAGTAGATATCGTGTGGTACCGCATGCTGTTCACCACGTCAATACTCCTGGTGTTCACCGGCTTACCCAAGGTCACACTGCGTAAGTTCATACAGTTGAGCGGTTGCGGAGCGCTTCTCGGCCTACACTGGATGCTCTTCTATGGCAGCATAAAGGCATCCAACGTGAGCATTGGAGTGATATGTTTCTCACTCGTAGGTTTCTTCACTGCCATCTGTGAGCCGCTGATACTCAAGCGGCGCTTCTCTTGGATGGAGCTGCTGCTGTCGTGCATCACCGTGGCTGGCGTAATGTGCATCTTCTCTTTCGACACTCGCTACCGCTACGGCATAATGATTGGCATAGTGTCGTCGCTCGTATGTGCGCTCTATGTCATATATAACAAGAAAGCCAGCGTGGGGGTGAGAAGCCGCGATGTGCTCATGTCACAGATGTCGGGCGGTCTCATTGTCGTAAGCTGCATAATACCACTCTATCTGATGGTCTTTCCAAGCAGTCAGGCTGTAGTGGTTATCCCCGAAGGCAACAACCTGTGGTTCATGCTCTGCCACGCGCTGTTCTGCACTGTAGGCATGTACCTCTTGCAGATTCAGGCATTGAAGCGCCTTTCTGCCTTCACCGTGAACCTCAGCTACAACCTCGAGCCGTGTTATACCATTATCCTCGCGTTCCTTATCTTCGGTGAAGGTCGTGAAGTTAATTTCTCGTTCTATTTAGGCATAACACTAATAGTTCTCAGTGTCTTACTGCAAACACTGAGAACTACAAGATAA
- the folK gene encoding 2-amino-4-hydroxy-6-hydroxymethyldihydropteridine diphosphokinase codes for MTKHKIYLGLGSNLGDRQGNISRAYAEIEKLIGTIVRQSALYESEPWGFESDNSFINSVICCETTLSPHEVLKKAQSIERLLGRTQKSVDGHYHDRTIDIDILLYDDLTVNKPDLKIPHPLMRQRDFVMKPLSEIFK; via the coding sequence TTGACTAAGCATAAAATATATTTAGGTTTAGGCTCCAACCTTGGCGACCGCCAGGGAAACATAAGCAGAGCCTATGCAGAGATAGAAAAGCTGATTGGCACCATTGTGCGCCAGTCAGCTTTATATGAATCAGAGCCATGGGGTTTTGAGTCTGACAACTCTTTTATCAACAGTGTCATCTGCTGCGAGACAACACTCTCACCTCACGAAGTGCTAAAAAAGGCCCAATCCATCGAACGACTGCTTGGCAGAACACAGAAATCTGTTGACGGCCACTACCACGACCGCACAATAGATATTGACATACTTCTCTATGATGACCTCACTGTCAACAAGCCCGATCTGAAGATTCCGCATCCGCTGATGCGTCAGCGCGACTTCGTAATGAAACCGCTATCAGAGATATTCAAATAA